GCGCTGCGAGGAATGGCTGCTGGGCGCCAAGAAGCGGCTCGACGCGGCCCGCGGCGAGGCGGACGCCTGATGGCCCGCGTCGTCGCGCACCTCGGACGCCCCGAGACCCCGCAGGAGACCGCGGACCGCAAGGCCGAGTCATCGCGCCGCTACCGTTCGAGCAAGACGTTCCGCAACCTCATCGCGGCGATGCTGGTGACGATCGCGGTCGTCATCGTCGTGATCGCTGCCGTCCCGCGCGGCGAGCCGATCCCGCGGCCCGAGCCCGACGTGCCCGCGCTGGCCGCAGAACTCGAGGCCGATCGGGGGCGTCCGGTGCTCTCGCCCTCCCTCGGCGAAGGCTGGCGTGTCAACCAGGCCGATGTCGAGGGTGTCGGTGGCACCGAGGCGTGGACCATGGTCTACGTCCGCTCGGGCGAGTCCGGCTTCCTCCGCGTGGCGCAGGGCTTCGACGCCGACGAGGCGTGGGTGGGGCAGGTGCTCGACGGCACGCGCAGTACCGAGACCACCGAGATCGACGGCATCACGTGGGACGTCTACCGTCCGGCGAATCCCTCCGGCACGGGCAACATCGACTACGCCCTGGCGACTCCCGCCGGGCCCGACTACGTGCTCGTCTACGGCGACGCGGCGCCCGAGACGGCGGCCCTCGCGGCCGCGTCCGTCCGCACCCAGATCGAGCAGTTGAGAGAGGTCCCGTGAGCGAGCGCATGACTCCCCGTCAGGTCTGGCAGCAGATGGTGGAAGGAAACCAGCGCTTCGTCGCCGGTCAGCCGGCCCACCCCCGGCAAGACGTGGAGCGCCGCGCCGAGCTGGCCAGCTCGCAGCACCCGACGGCCGCGCTCTTCGGCTGCTCCGACTCGCGTCTCGCCGCCGAGATCATCTTCGACGAGGGCCTCGGCGACCTCTTCGTCGTGCGCAATGCCGGTCAGGTGATCTCGGACTCGGTGATCGGCAGCCTCGAATACGCGGTGGGCGTGCTCGAAGTGCCGCTCATCGTCGTGCTGGCCCACGACGCCTGCGGTGCTGTCGGCGCCGCGATCGACAGCACGGGACTCGACGCCCCGACGCTACCGGCGTACATCTGGCGTCAGATCGCCCCCATCGTCCCGGCCGTGCGTCGGGTGCAGCGCGCGAACGCCGTCGACGGCCACCTGCCCGAGCGCGTCGACCCCGAGCAGGTCGGCCGCGAGCACCTGCGCCACACCGTGGGCGAGCTGCTGCGCGCCTCGGAGCTCATCAGCGAGGCCGTGGCCGACGGTCGCACCGCCGTCGTGGGCGCCAACTACCGACTCGACGAGGGAGAAGCCTTCCCCGTCGTCATCGTGGGCGATGTCGACGACGCGCGCGTCGACGTCGTCCACAGCTGAGACCACCGAACACCGACCTGGAGGAACGACGACGTGACCGACATCGAGTACCGCATCGAACACGACACCATGGGTGAGGTGCGGGTGCCGAAGGACGCCCTCTACGCCGCGCAGACGCAGCGCGCGGTCGAGAACTTCCCCATCTCCGGGTCCGGCCTCGAATCGACGCAGATCGCCGCCCTCGCCCGCATCAAGAAGGCCGCCGCCCTCGCCAACAAAGAGCTGGGCACCCTCGACGGGCAGATCGCGGATGCCATCGCGCAGGCCGCCGACGAGGTCATCACCGGCCGTCACGACGCGCACTTCCCGGTCGACACGTACCAGACCGGCAGCGGGACCTCGTCGAACATGAACATGAACGAGGTGCTCGCGACGCTCGCGACCGGCATCCTCGGCTCGCCCGTGCACCCCAACGACCACGTCAACGCGTCGCAGTCCTCCAACGACGTCTTCCCCACCTCGGTGCACATCGCCGTCACGCAAGCGCTCATCGACGACCTCATCCCCGCCCTCGACCACCTCTCGGTCGCGCTCGAGGCGAAGGCCGAGGCGTGGAAGGGCATCGTGAAGTCGGGTCGCACGCACCTCATGGATGCCACCCCCGTCACGCTCGGCCAGGAGTTCGGCGGCTACGCCCGACAGATGCGCCTCGGCATCGAGCGCGTCCAGGCCGTCCTCCCCCGCGTCGGCGAGGTGCCCCTCGGCGGCACCGCGGTCGGAACGGGTATCAACACGCCCCTCGGCTTCCCGCAGAAGGTCATCGAGCTGCTCGCCGCCGAGACCGAGCTGCCCATCACCGAGGCCCAGGACCACTTCGAGGCCCAGGCCAACCGCGACGGCCTCGTCGAAGCCTCCGGCGCTCTGCGCACCATCGCCGTGTCGCTGACCAAGATCAACAACGACATCCGCTGGATGGGTTCGGGCCCCAACACGGGCCTCGGCGAACTCCACATCCCCGACCTGCAGCCCGGCTCCTCCATCATGCCCGGCAAGGTCAACCCGGTCGTTCCGGAGGCGACGCTCATGGTGTGCGCCCGCGTGATCGGCAACGACGCCACCGTCGCGTGGGCCGGCGCATCGGGCTCGTTCGAGCTCAACGTCGCGATCCCGGTCATGGGCACGGCGTTGCTGGAGTCGATCCGCCTGCTCTCCAACGCCATGCGGGTGCTCGCCGACAAGACCATCGACGGTCTCGAGGCGAACGTCGCGCGCGCCGAGGCGTTCGCGGGCATGTCGCCTTCGATCGTGACCCCGCTGAACAAGGTCATCGGTTACGAGGCGGCGGCGAAGATCGCCAAGCACTCGGTCGCCAAGGGCATCACCGTCCGCGAGGCCGTCATCGACCTCGGGTACGTGGAGCGCGGTGAGATCACCGAAGAGGTGCTCGACGCCAAGCTCGACCTGCTGTCGATGACCCACCCGGGCTGAGCCTGCGACTCGCATCCACGACGCCGTGCACGGCGCCGGGGCGCGCGATAATCGAGGGATGAGCCGCGCGACGAGACCCGTCTCGACGCGTGTGCGGCTCCTCGGTGCGATCCTCGGCGTCGTGCTGCTCGGCATGATCCTGGCCGGCGGTGTCACGTTCCTCGTGCAGAGCGACCGCGTCATCGCCAACGCCGAGCGTCAGCTCGACGGCTTCGTGGCGACGGTGTCGACGAGCGGTCAGGATGCCGCGGAGCTCGTCGCGGCGGCCATCCCGGGTCGCACCGACGGCACCCTCGCGCTCTCCGGCACGCGGGTGCTCGCCACGACGCCGTCGCCACCGGGCCTGGGTCTCGCCGACGACGCCGCACTGGTGGCATCCCTGTCCGAGGCGGTCGCTGACGGAGAGCTGAGGGGTCGCCTCGACAGCAGCCACGGCCCGGTCCTCTACGCGGCCGTCGAGGCCCGGGGCGGCGACGTGGTGCAGCTGATCTCCGTCGATCAGCGGATGGAGCTGGTCACGCTCTCCACCGTCACCTACGGCATCTCGGCGCTGGCCGTGCTCGTGCTGATCGGGGTCGCGGGATTCTTCGTCACGGGCCGATTGTTCTCACCGCTGCGTCGCCTCCGCGCCACGGCCGACGCCATCACCATCGACGACCTCGGGACGCGTCTGCGCGCCCACGGCAACGATGAGATCTCCGACCTCACCACCTCGGTCAACTCGATGCTCGATCGTCTCGCCATGTCGGTGGAGGCGCAACGGCAGTTGCTCGACGACGTGCGGCACGAGCTGAAGACGCCGATCACCATCGTCCGCGGGCACCTCGAGATGATGGATCCCGCCGATCCGCACGACGTGACCGAGACGCGCGATCTGGGCATCGCCGAGCTCGATCGTCTGACGCGTCTCGTCGACGACATCGACGCCCTCGCCGACATCGAGACCGGTGCGCTGTCGACGGCCGTCATCGACGTCGGGGCGCTCACCGATCGCGTCGCCGAGCTGGCGGGCGCCATCGCCGGGCACACCTGGAGCGTCGAGCAGCGCGCGCGCGTGCGCATCCGCGGCGACGCCGACCGGCTCGTGCAGGCCTGGCTGCAGCTCGCCGACAACGCCGCGAAGTACACCCCCGCCGGCAGCGCCATCGAGATCGGCAGCACGGCCGACGACACCAGCGCGCAGCTGTGGGTGCGCGACCACGGTCCCGGCATCCCCCCGGCGGCACGGCACCGCGTGTTCCGGCGCTTCGATCGCCTGTCCACCCGACGCGGCGTGGAGGGATCGGGCCTCGGGCTGTCGATCGTGGACGCCATCGCGAAGGCGCACGACGGACACTGCTCCATCGCCGACACCCCGGGCGGCGGTGCCACGGTGACGCTGCACCTCCCCGTCACTGGAGCGCCCTCGCCCACCCAGCTCCCCACGCCCGTGCGCGCGGGTGACGTCGTCATGCAGAGAGAGGCCACCGGATGACCCGCATCCTCATCGCGGAAGACGAGGAACGCATCTCCTCCTTCGTGGCGAAGGGGCTGGAATCCGCGGGCTACCAGACGGTGACCGTCGACGACGGCGCCGACGCCCTCGACACCGCGCTCTCCGGGGAGGTCGACCTCGTGCTGCTCGACGTGGGTCTGCCCTCCCTCGACGGCTTCGAGGTCCTGCGCAGTCTCCGCGGCCAGGGGTCGGCGATCCCGGTGATCATGCTCACCGCACGCACGAGCACACGCGACACCGTCGACGGGCTCGACGCCGGCGCGAACGACTACGTCGCCAAACCGTTCAAGTTCGACGAACTGCTCGCCCGGGTGCGCTCGCGCCTGCGCGAACCCGTCAGCGTCGGCACCGTGGTGATCGGGCACGGCGATGTCTCGCTGGATGTGCTCGCGCGGCGCGCCACGGTCGGCGGACGGGACATCGACCTGAGCGCGCGGGAGTTCGCCCTGGCCGAGGAGTTCCTCCGCCACGCCGGGCAGGTGCTCAGCCGGGAGCAGCTGCTCAGCCGCGTGTGGGGTCTGGACTTCGACCCGGCGTCGAACATCGTCGACGTGTACGTGCGGTACCTGCGCGCGAAGGTCGGGGCGGGGCACATCGTCACGGTGCGCGGAGCCGGTTACCGCTGGGAGTGACGCCACCGCGCGGAAACCCGAAAACCCCCGGCGGGGGGAAGCCGGGGGTTTTCAGGGAGACGCGTCCGGTGGTCTTCCGCTCACCCGAAGAACGGTGACCTGCGCGCGACGTGTTCTCTTGTTTCCATGGGGGAACCGCCGGGGCGGTGACGAGGTCTCCCTCGTCGACGGTTCTACTCTGACGTCTCTTTGTGAGAAGCCGGGGAGTCGAAGATGAGAAAGCTCTCATCTTCGAACGGTGAGGGTGCGGCCGACGAGGAAAGGGCCGGGATGCCACCGCATCCCGGCCCTTTCGCACGCGGTGTCACGACAGCTCGCCGGCCTCCAACAGCTCGGTGACCAGCGCGGCGATCGCCGAACGCTCCGACCGGGTCAGGGTGACGTGCCCGAAGAGACCGTGCCCCTTCAGCGTCTCGATCACCGAGGCGACGCCGTCGTGACGCCCGACGCGCAGGTTGTCGCGCTGTCCGACATCGTGGGTCAGGACGACGCGGGAGTTCTGACCGATGCGGCTCAGCACCGTCAGCAGCACGTTGCGCTCCAGCGACTGGGCCTCGTCGACGATCACGAACGCGTCGTGGAGCGACCGACCGCGGATGTGGGTGAGCGGCAGCACCTCGAGCATTCCGCGAGCCAGCACCTCTTCGAGCACGTTGCCCGAGACGACCGACCCGAGCGTGTCGAAGACCGCCTGGCCCCAGGGGCCCATCTTCTCGGCCTGGTCTCCGGGGAGGTATCCGAGCTCCTGACCGCCGACGGCGAAGAGGGGACGGAACACGATGATCTTCTTCTGCTGCTGGCGCTCCAGGACGGCTTCGAGGGCCGCGCACAGCGCCAACGCCGACTTGCCCGTGCCGGCCCGTCCGCCGAGCGAGACGATGCCGACCTCGGGGTCGAGCAAGAGATCGAGGGCGATGCGCTGCTCCGCCGAACGGCCGTGCAGACCGAACGCCTCGCGGTCACCGCGCACGAGCCGGTACTGGCCCTTCCCGGTCACCCGGCCGAGGGCCGAGCCGCGCTCGGAGTGGATGACCAGACCGGTGTTCACCGGCATCCCCGCCACCGCGTCGCTCACGGCGACCTCGGTCTCGTAAAGGTCGGCGAGATCATCGCCCGAGACGTCGATCGTCGCGATGCCGGTCCAGCCCGAGTCCATCGCCTGCTCGGCGAGGTACTCCTCGGTGGTGAGACCCAGGGATGCCGCCTTCACGCGCATCGGCAGGTCTTTCGACACGACGGTCACGTCGGCGCCGTCCCTGGCGATGTTCATCGCGACGGCCAGGATGCGGCTGTCGTTGCCGCCGGTGCGCATGCCCGACGGGAGGACGCTCGGGTCGGTGTTGTTCAGCTCGACGCGGAGCGTGCCGTCGTCGCCGACGGGCACGGGGAAGTCGAGACGACCGTGCTCGATACGGAGCTCGTCGAGGTGACGCAGGGCTTGCCGCGCGAAATAGCCGATCTCGGGGTCGTGGCGTTTGCCCTCAAGTTCCATGATCACCACGACGGGGATCACCACCGAGTTCTCCGCGAAGCGGAAGAACGCCCGGGGGTCGCTCAGAAGGACAGAGGTGTCCAGGACGTATGTGCGCAGCGCCTGATCGGCGCCGGCTTCCGACTCGGTGCTCTCGACGACGTGACGCTGGTCGTACGGTGCTCGTGCAGTCACAACCCACTCCCGACCCGGGTGAAACACCCGGTTGTCACGAGTCGACCTGTGGGTCACGAGTCGCAATCCGAAGGCCGACTCGATCGGACTCCGTGTCCGATGTTTTCACCGTACGACGTCCGCGCACCGCCGAAGGTCGTTAACACGCCACGAATATGACGAGTTCGTGAACAGCGTGGTCATGCCCGCCCTCGTCCCCGAATGCTTCAGGGCGACGCCGCGGTGGGCGAGACGTCCTCCCGACCGAGGCGCCCGCGGCGGGGTCCCGTAGCGGGCTACTGCCCGAACCGACGGTCGCGCGCGGAGAAGTCGCGGATGGCCCGCAGGAAATCGACTTCGCGCAGGTCGGGCCCGAGCGCCTCGACGAAGTAGAACTCCGAGTGCGCCGATTGCCACAGCAGGAAATCGCTCAGGCGCTGCTCCCCCGACGTGCGGATGACGAGGTCGGGATCGGCCTGACCCCCCGTGTAGAGATGCTCACCGATCTGCTCGGGCGTGAGGCTCGCGGCGAGCTCTTCGAGAGAACCACCCGATTCGTCGTGCTTGGCGATGATGGAGCGCACGGCATCCACGATCTCGCTGCGCCCGCCGTAGCCGACCGCCAGGTTCACGTGCAGACCCTGGTGGCCGCGCGTGCGCTCGGTGACCTCGTGGAGCACCTCGGCGAGTTCGGGCGGCAAGCCGTGGGTCCGGCCCACGTGCTTCACACGCCAGTCGGGTTCGTGCGACAGCTCGCGCGCGAGTTCGGCGATGATCTCGAGCAGGTCCTCGAGCTCTTTGCTCTCGCGCTTGACGAGGTTGTCGTTGGACAACAGGTAGAGCGAGACCACCTCGATCCCGAGGTCGTCGCACCAGCGGAGAGGAACTCGTGCATCTTGGCCGCACCCGCACGATGGCCGTGGGCCGCGCTGTCGTAGCCCAGCTGGCGCGCCCAGCGGCGGTTCCCGTCGATCATCATGGCGACATGGTGCGGGACGGTCGCCGGCATGCGGCGCCGCAGCCGCGAGATGTAGAGACGGTAGAGGGGGCCTCGCCCCTCGTTCCTCCGCACGCGCGCCACCCGCCTACGCTACCGCGTCGCGAGCGGGCGAGGAACGGCGCACTTGCGTGGTGTCGGCTGCGCGAAGCGCGAGCGAGGGCACCATGTTCCCCCGTCTGCATGGGAGCGGACGTAGTGTCGAGGAGTGACAGGTCCTACCCCCGCCGACGGCCCCGAGATGCCTCAGCTCCCGCTCATCGACGCGGGGGCGGTGGGTGCCGCGGCCGAGCTCAAGCCCACGTGGCGCGGCTGGATCCATGCCGGCACCTTCCCCGTCGCGATCGCCGCGGGGATCGTCCTGATCGCGCTCGCCCAGGGCGCTCCGGCGAAATGGGCGTCGGCGGTGTTCATGGCGACCTCCATGCTCCTGTTCGGCAATTCCGCGCTCTATCACCGCTTCCACTGGAAGCCGAAGACGCTCGCGGTCCTCAAGCGCATCGATCACGCGAACATCCTGCTGCTCATCGCCGGCACCTACACCCCGATCGCCGTGCTGGCGTTGCCGACACCCCAGACGGTGCTCCTGCTGTCGATCGTGTGGGGCGGCGCCGTACTCGGCATCCTGTTCCGGGTCTTCTGGATCAATGCGCCGCGCTGGCTCTACGTCGCGCTGTATCTCGCGCTCGGGTGGGC
The DNA window shown above is from Microbacterium proteolyticum and carries:
- a CDS encoding DUF4245 family protein: MARVVAHLGRPETPQETADRKAESSRRYRSSKTFRNLIAAMLVTIAVVIVVIAAVPRGEPIPRPEPDVPALAAELEADRGRPVLSPSLGEGWRVNQADVEGVGGTEAWTMVYVRSGESGFLRVAQGFDADEAWVGQVLDGTRSTETTEIDGITWDVYRPANPSGTGNIDYALATPAGPDYVLVYGDAAPETAALAAASVRTQIEQLREVP
- a CDS encoding carbonic anhydrase → MSERMTPRQVWQQMVEGNQRFVAGQPAHPRQDVERRAELASSQHPTAALFGCSDSRLAAEIIFDEGLGDLFVVRNAGQVISDSVIGSLEYAVGVLEVPLIVVLAHDACGAVGAAIDSTGLDAPTLPAYIWRQIAPIVPAVRRVQRANAVDGHLPERVDPEQVGREHLRHTVGELLRASELISEAVADGRTAVVGANYRLDEGEAFPVVIVGDVDDARVDVVHS
- a CDS encoding class II fumarate hydratase — translated: MTDIEYRIEHDTMGEVRVPKDALYAAQTQRAVENFPISGSGLESTQIAALARIKKAAALANKELGTLDGQIADAIAQAADEVITGRHDAHFPVDTYQTGSGTSSNMNMNEVLATLATGILGSPVHPNDHVNASQSSNDVFPTSVHIAVTQALIDDLIPALDHLSVALEAKAEAWKGIVKSGRTHLMDATPVTLGQEFGGYARQMRLGIERVQAVLPRVGEVPLGGTAVGTGINTPLGFPQKVIELLAAETELPITEAQDHFEAQANRDGLVEASGALRTIAVSLTKINNDIRWMGSGPNTGLGELHIPDLQPGSSIMPGKVNPVVPEATLMVCARVIGNDATVAWAGASGSFELNVAIPVMGTALLESIRLLSNAMRVLADKTIDGLEANVARAEAFAGMSPSIVTPLNKVIGYEAAAKIAKHSVAKGITVREAVIDLGYVERGEITEEVLDAKLDLLSMTHPG
- a CDS encoding sensor histidine kinase; this encodes MSRATRPVSTRVRLLGAILGVVLLGMILAGGVTFLVQSDRVIANAERQLDGFVATVSTSGQDAAELVAAAIPGRTDGTLALSGTRVLATTPSPPGLGLADDAALVASLSEAVADGELRGRLDSSHGPVLYAAVEARGGDVVQLISVDQRMELVTLSTVTYGISALAVLVLIGVAGFFVTGRLFSPLRRLRATADAITIDDLGTRLRAHGNDEISDLTTSVNSMLDRLAMSVEAQRQLLDDVRHELKTPITIVRGHLEMMDPADPHDVTETRDLGIAELDRLTRLVDDIDALADIETGALSTAVIDVGALTDRVAELAGAIAGHTWSVEQRARVRIRGDADRLVQAWLQLADNAAKYTPAGSAIEIGSTADDTSAQLWVRDHGPGIPPAARHRVFRRFDRLSTRRGVEGSGLGLSIVDAIAKAHDGHCSIADTPGGGATVTLHLPVTGAPSPTQLPTPVRAGDVVMQREATG
- a CDS encoding response regulator transcription factor; translation: MTRILIAEDEERISSFVAKGLESAGYQTVTVDDGADALDTALSGEVDLVLLDVGLPSLDGFEVLRSLRGQGSAIPVIMLTARTSTRDTVDGLDAGANDYVAKPFKFDELLARVRSRLREPVSVGTVVIGHGDVSLDVLARRATVGGRDIDLSAREFALAEEFLRHAGQVLSREQLLSRVWGLDFDPASNIVDVYVRYLRAKVGAGHIVTVRGAGYRWE
- a CDS encoding PhoH family protein, yielding MTARAPYDQRHVVESTESEAGADQALRTYVLDTSVLLSDPRAFFRFAENSVVIPVVVIMELEGKRHDPEIGYFARQALRHLDELRIEHGRLDFPVPVGDDGTLRVELNNTDPSVLPSGMRTGGNDSRILAVAMNIARDGADVTVVSKDLPMRVKAASLGLTTEEYLAEQAMDSGWTGIATIDVSGDDLADLYETEVAVSDAVAGMPVNTGLVIHSERGSALGRVTGKGQYRLVRGDREAFGLHGRSAEQRIALDLLLDPEVGIVSLGGRAGTGKSALALCAALEAVLERQQQKKIIVFRPLFAVGGQELGYLPGDQAEKMGPWGQAVFDTLGSVVSGNVLEEVLARGMLEVLPLTHIRGRSLHDAFVIVDEAQSLERNVLLTVLSRIGQNSRVVLTHDVGQRDNLRVGRHDGVASVIETLKGHGLFGHVTLTRSERSAIAALVTELLEAGELS
- the trhA gene encoding PAQR family membrane homeostasis protein TrhA is translated as MPQLPLIDAGAVGAAAELKPTWRGWIHAGTFPVAIAAGIVLIALAQGAPAKWASAVFMATSMLLFGNSALYHRFHWKPKTLAVLKRIDHANILLLIAGTYTPIAVLALPTPQTVLLLSIVWGGAVLGILFRVFWINAPRWLYVALYLALGWAAVMYLGDLLAANVAMMVLVVVGGLLYTAGALVYALKKPNPWPGHFGFHEIFHVCTVLAFLCHWTACLLIALQPAYHGG